The DNA sequence GTCAGCTGGGCCAAGAACACTAAGCTGCAGAAGCTGGACCTGCTGATCCGGAAGGCCGGCAAGACCGGGCTCTCTGAACGTAGAGTGTCCTTCCGAACTGCGCTGGCCTCCCCGCGGCGAGTGGAGTACCAGCTGCCGGCCAGGCCAGAGGACGAACAGCCCCCAGCGCCTGCGCCCTAGCCTGCGCAGGAGAAAGAACATCCCCTGCCCGAGTACGACATGATTTCCTTCAAGCCTTCATAAGAATTCCCTGACTTCGAAGTCTACCTCCTCGAGTACATCAAGCGCCGCCAGCGCACCCGCGACCAGGACCACGCCCACGCCCAGCTGGTCCTTGGCTCTGTCTCGGCCGCCTTCCTGGAACGGCTGCACGAGTTCTTCGTCATGCGGAGGGTGAACAATGCCTTCCGGGTGACAGTGGTAGAGCAGCTGGAGCAGCGGGGCCTGTCCGAGCACGAACTAGACATGGCTCTGAAGCACTGCCCCGAGTACCTGAGCGAGGCGGACGTGAACGGCACGCGGATAATAAAGGTGTGCAAGGGACGGTTCCGGGAGGCGCTGGCCTCGAATGCGGCCCGCAACCAGGGGCTGGGACTGCCCCCGTGATTAATGGATGACGTTTATTGctgaaataatattttcaacATGGCCCCCGTGCAGTCGCAGCCCGCGCACCCGGCCATGCAGGGCCTGGTCAAGGCGCTGTTCGGCTCGCGCTCCAAGCAGCTGGTCACGGGGTCGGTGCTGCTCACCCTGCTCAGCCTGGTGGTGATCCGCACCCGCCGGCCGCACTCGATCAGCATGAAGCTGAAGCCCGAGAAGAAGGGCCGGGGCGACGTGGACAGCGTCTTCTGGAGCAGGATCAAGTTCCTGGTGCGGATCGTGATCCCCGAGTTTTGGTGCGGAGAGGTGCTGGACATCATCATGCTCACCGTGTTCCTGATCCTGCGCACCTTCCTGAGCATATACATCGCGTCCATCAACGGGCAGATCGTCAAGGCCATCATCAAGCGGGAGCTGCCTAGCTTTCTGAAGAAGGTCCTGACCTTGGGCATGGTGGCAGTGCCGGCCTCCTTCGTGAACTCGTACCTGGACTACCTGAACCGCAGCCTGGCCATCCGCTTCCGCAAGCGGCTAACGCAGTACTTCTCAGATCGGTACCTGGACGGGATGACCTTCTACCGGTTGTCGGGGCTGGACTCGCGAATCCCCAACCCCGACCAGCGGATGACCACCGACATCGAGAAATGGGCCAACTCCCTCTCCCTCATCTACAGCAACTTCTCGAAGCCCATGCTCGACATCATCCTCTTCACCCGCAAGCTGGCCGAACTGGTCGGGTACGGCGGGCCCTTCATCGCCATCATGTGGTACGTGGTCTCGGGGCTGCTGCTAAGGCTCGTCTCGCCCCCTATGGGCAAGCTCACCGCCATCGAGCAGCGGCTGGAGGGCGCCTACCGGGCCTCGCAGTCGGACCTGGTCAACCACGCAGAGGAGATCGCTTTTTTCCGGGGCAACGACTGGGAGCGCAACCGGATCAACAGCGGCTTCTGCGACCTGATGCGGCACTCCTCGAACATCATCAACAAAAAGATGTTCATGGGCATCTTCGACTCAGTGCTGATCAAGTACGGGGCCCTGATGATCGGCTACGGCGTGGTCGGGCTGCCGGTCTTCGGCCCCGGCTCGGACGCCTACATCAAGAGCATCGGCGCTGACCCCAGCAAGATCACGCGCGACTACGTCCGCAACTCCTCGCTGCTGATCAACCTGGCGAAGGCCATCGGGCGGTTGGTCATCTCCTACAAGGAGATCCAGCAGCTGGCGGGCTACACCACCCTGGTCTACGAGATGCACGAGGTGCTGACCGACCTCGAAGAGGGCAAGTTCGTCCGCACGCAGGTGGTGGGCAGCTCCTCGGCCAAGGACAAGAAGATCAGCAACCTGAACCAGCTGTCGAAAGGGTGCATCGTCGAGACTGACAACGAGATCGCCTTCGACAGAGTGCCCATCGTCTCGCCCAACGGGGACATGCTCGTCGAGACCCTCAACTTCAAGATCCGTCACGGCATGAACTGCATCATCACTGGGCCCAACGGCTGCGGCAAGAGCTCACTGTTCCGCATCCTGTCGGGGTTGTGGCCGCTGGCCGATGGCACGATGCGCCGGCCTTCCATGGAAAAGCTCTTTTACATCCCTCAGCGGCCCTACCTCCCCAACGGCTCCCTCCGGGACCAGATCATCTACCCCCACAACCTCATGCAGATGCAGCGCAAGCGTGTCAAGGACGATGACCTGCTCGCCCTCCTCGACTCTGTCAAGCTCAGCTACATCGTCGAGCGTGAGGGCGGGTTCGATGTCTGCAACGACTGGAACGACGTGCTCTCTGGTGGCGAGAAGCAGCGCATCGCCATGGCCCGGCTGTTCTACCACCGGCCGCTGTTCGCCATCCTGGACGAGTGCACGAGCGCGGTGTCGATCGACGTAGAGGCCATCCTCTACAACACGGCAAAGTAGCTGGGCATCACCCTCTTCACAGTCTCGCACCGGCAAACGCTCTTCAAATTCCATGACCACCTGCTGAAATTTGACGGCGAGGGGCACTACATCTTCGAGCAACTCACCCATGAATGACCCTATCATTGGCCGGCCGGCCTAccagccccctcccctcccgccaTACAAGCAAACCCCCTGTATGTCCCTGCACTCGCCCCTCCGTTAGACTGTCGTTTGTCCACAGCCCTTCCAGCTCAAACTCCCTGGTCACCAATCTTCCCGGACCATCCTTCAGGTTCTGCTTGAAATGGCCACTGAAAACTGCACCGCTTGAATAGTGGATGACCCCTGGGCCTGTCGCAGTGCCGTTTTAGAAGGTGCCTTCGAACTGGTCCCCGCTGGCGTACTAGATGACCCCGTGGCCTGTCCTTTCATCGCCCGCCCAGGAACCGGCGTAGCGATCTCCGTTTTGAAACAAAAAGGAGCCGTGGCCATGCCGGACTCCCTTGGCAAACATCCCCTCATAGACTTCAGAGGGAAACCGCAGGATGCCCTGACCTTCCTTGAGATCCTAATGATAAGTGCCTTCGAAGGTGGTGCCATCCCGGTAAAAATAGCACCCGGGGCCATGCTTCAGCCCCTGGGAAAAGGCGCCTTAGTATCGCTCCTGATCTGGATAGATATAAGTCCCAAACCCCTCCATGACGCCAGCCCGCCAGTCCCCCAAATAAACAGCCCCGTCAATCCACCGGTAGACGCCCACCCCATGTCGCAGTCCGCCTTCCTTCTGCCCCTGGTATGAGTCGCCGATGGGGTAGTGATCAACAGCCTGCCCCTCGAGTCTGCTGACGCAGTTCTGGATGAGTTCCCGGTTGCGAGCCTGCAACTGTAGTCTGGTATCCATCCAAACCGCACTTTATTATGAGGGATTTTTATAGCTTAGTGCCCAGAAGTCCACCGTTATATCGGTCGCCTTCCTTTGAGGGTTTTCCAGGGAACAGGTCTTATCGTCATGGGCCTGTAGCGTGGCTGCGCAAACGGACAGGCAATGAAACGGGATTGCAAAGTCCTACACCAAAACCGTAATCGCCAGAAAACTCACCTCCGACCGTGGAGGAGCAGGCCACAGCTTTCGGAGAGAGGCTAGAAAACCTGCAAAATAAGATTACTATGATCAAGGCTAAGCTTCAGGTTAAACAAGAGGAAGCTAAATAAGTTACGATGATGCCGGCCTCATCCGACACTCGGCTGTAGAAGTACCTGACCCAGGCTAAGGCAAAGGGCGCGGCCAGCAACGAGCTGCAAGAGGACCCTTATGCCGGCCGCCGAGAAAGCCTCTACTACGTGTCGGAACTGGTCAAGGCAGTGTGCTTCCAGCCGGATAAGTTACGGCTGGCCAGCTAGCACGCCAGGCAAACGCTGTAGTACCTGGCCATGCTGAAATCAGTCAAAAAAACCGTCTGATGAAGAAATCGACTAGGTCCGGGTCAAAAGCAAGCTGGTCTGCCCCCAGTCGCCACGCTACAAAGGCAAGCTTACTGTGGTCTTCGACCTGGACGAAACTCTGGTCCATTGCAATAACACTGCCGAAGAGCCGCACGATGTTCTGGTGCCGATCACTTTGCCGACCGGTGAGCAAGtcgaggcaggcgtgaatgtGCGACCGTTCTGTAAGGAAGTGCTGCGGTAACTGCAGGGTCAGTGCGAATTGATAGCCTTCACCGCTGGCCACAGTTGCTACGCCAGTCGGATCCTCGACAGCCTTGAGGGAGGACGGCCTATTTTCCAACACCGACTGTACCGGGAACACTGCTACTACGCTCCCGAGGGGTTCTACATCAAGGACCTGCGGATACTGGGCCGGGACCTGGCCCACACCGTGCTTGTGGACAACGCTGTCTACTCTTACTATTTCCAGCAGGACAACGGAATCCCCATCATCCCCTACTACGAGGGGTCCAATGACTACGAACTCAGACATCTGACGGACTACCTTACCAGACTTCAGAAGGCTCCTGATGTCAGGGAGGTCAACCGCAGACTACTGAAGCTAGAGCAGTTCGGGTAGTTCAACCATCCCACGGACCTAGTCCACGAACTGTTTGCATAGGAACTGACTCGACAGCAGCGGGACCATGAGCAATCGTGAGATCATCCTTGCTCAAGCTTCTTGTTGACGGCCCTGCCGCGCATGATCATGGCCTTGAGCTCTTCGTCCTTGGCCGAGTCCAGCCACTTGCCCAGCGCGTAGAAGTTGAACTCCCCAGAAATCCCCTTAAAAACCTCTTGGATCACTTCCTAACGGAAGATGAACTCGATGGTGTGGAACAGGTAGACGCGGGTGATCAGCCGGTGGTACTGCTCCACCTCTGCGGAGGAGCGCAGGGTCCGGCTGCGGTCCTGCACCTCCAGAAAGACGTTCTTCATCACCAGCTTGTAATCCTACTTGATGTCTCCGATCATGAAAGGCTTAATTCTGCTGCGGTTTTTTTCCTCGATGCGGGCCAGGAGCCGGGGCCGGTAGTCGGGCCACGATGGGTGGACGAGGGTCTCCATGCCTTCCGCGGCGGCCTCGTAGTAGCGCAGGGCCAGCTCGTGCAGAGTGCGGATTCGGCCGTACTTTGCCTCGTACTCCTGGCAGAAATAGACAATGATTTTAGAGGCCTCCAGCATGAAGGCCTGCCTTGACTCGGGCGCCAGGATGAGCGTGGAGGCGTTGTTGATGTGGTCCAGGTTGGCCACCAGGAACTGGATCTTCTCGATCTTGAAGCTGAGCATGGGGGGCTGTCGGTCGTACATCCCCACGCCGATGAAAGTGCCCTGGGTGCGGTCCCGGTAGATCGCCTTCACCCGGATCCTCTCGAATTAATTGAACTGCCCTTTGAACAGGGGCAGCTGGATCACCTCGTAAAAGCCCAGGCGCttctccttgtcgaacacgaaCACCTTCGCGAAGAACTCCTCGAGGCTGTCGTTGTCGAGCAGGGGGCTGTCCAGGTCCCTGTAGTACTTGAAGCTGAACCGAGGacagcatttctttttcttgtcgGTGGCCTTGTCGAAGGGCTTGGTCCCGAACACCATCAGGAACAACATCACCGCCACCGCCCACAGGTCCACCTTGTTATCGTACATCTAGCCGCCCACGATTTCGGGGGCCATGTAGTCCACGGTGCCGAGGTAGGACAGCCCCTTTCCGCTGCGGGCCAGTCCGAAGTCGGCCAGCTTGTACAGCCGGTTCGTTGCGAGCAGCACGTTATCCAGTTTGATGTCTCTGTGCAGGTAGTCTTTTTCATGGACATCGAACAGTCCACGCATCACATCGCAGATGACCTTAAGCCCCTCCTGCAGGTCCAAAGGCCTCTTTTGCTGGAGTAGGATGTCCCGCAGCGAGCACTCGCACAGCTCCAAGATCATCTCGTACTTGTCCTCCGTCTAGAAAGACTCGATGAACTTGACAATGAAGGGGCTGGTGATGGAGCGATGGAGATCGATCTCCCCCTCGACGTATCGCTGGAGGTGAGGGTTTTCCTCATAGAGGGACTTGGCAGTCACCTTGGCAGCAAACCGCTGCCCCTCCTTCTCCACCATCACCACCGACCCAAAAGCCCCCTCCCCCAGGCTCTTGATCACCTTGTACCCGTTCGCCTCCATATATACTTTCTAATTATGCCGTCCGTGCTGTGATAATTAGTGTGACGAGTAATTttgtgaatttattttatttttaaaaataatatgggTCATCTTAGGGGTTGGACCAGGCTTGAAAGGCTAGCGGAGGGTTGGAGAGGTAGGGGGGGTCGGCTGGGAAGACAGTGAAAAAAACGTCAGCAGCAGGATTTGAACCTGCGCGGGTAAACCCAGCAGATTTCGAGTCTGCCTCCTTAACCACTCGGACATACTGACTGTCGAACCTTCTCCCCCAAACTCCCCCTCACCCTCCCTCCAAAGATCCCTCAAGCCTACCTCACCCCACGATACAAATTCACCCCCATTAAATATTTCTTGAAGCACACAGTTCACGAAATGATATTAAAATGATTAAGAAGGAATATCGACTCGAGAGCAAGGTCCAGCGGCTGCAGCGATACCGCCGGTATGAGGAGAGGTATCAGGCTTTTAAGCTGGGCAGTGCTCTCAGTATGTCCAGCCTGCCCAAGCTGCAGCCCCAGGTCCTGCCTCCAAAACGGCTTAGCGTTATACACGCAGAACTGAACGAGCTCAGCTAGGTCCGCAAATAGCTGCTCCACCAGATCCGCAGCAGCAAGGCCCAGCCGCCTCAGGCCCTCCGCAGACAGGCACACAACGAGCTAGTTTCCTAACGCAATTTCAATCGGCACGAGGAGAACCAGCTGCGGCAGAAGATCAAGCGGATGATGTGCTCCCGGCAGATGTACGACTCGGTGGTCTACGAAAGGAATTTTGCAGCGGGTAATTTGAGGTAATTAAAATGAAGCCAGTTCCAATCGCAGTCGCAGCAGGGGTGTTGGTGGCTGCAGTGGTGACCTGCTGTCACTGCAGGAGACACTCCCTGACCCAGGAAGAACTGGTGACCGTCCTACAGGAGATCAAACGCAAGAGCTACCTGGTGAACACGATGGTGGCTGGAGCAGTCCGGTGCAACAAGTTCGGCCAGGAAGAGCAGGCTATCCGCCGGCTCCAGCAAGGCGCGatggacagcatcctcggcCCACTCAAGCTCTCCTCAGAGGATCTAGTCAGACTTTGCAGAGAACAGTCATCTCAAATTATCGATAGGCTACAAAACGACATCCTGGAGGACGAAAGGCATGCCTGTAGAGGATTCGTGAAACCGTATGTGCTGGCCGACGAGCCCCGCCGCAGCCATGCTTAGCTGTTGGAGCTTAAGAAGAAGCAGGTCCGGGGGGTCATCCAGTCGTACGTCATTGAGTCGAACTTTTTGAATGGGTTCGATCTATACCGGGAGCACGAGCAGATGCTGGAGGAAAAGGGCTTCGGCAGTGCAGAGGTCAGCGCCGCGCAGATGTTCGAGGCTCACTGGGTTGAAGCATTGAGCCAAGACCCCTCGCTGTAGACAAGGATCAAAGAATACGAGATTGAAATGCAGGCGAGAGTGGACAGGTCAGTCTCCCTCAGCAAGTGACCGTGCCATATCAATCAACTTTAAGTGGAACTTGTGGTGATCAGCGTCATTGCTGATCCGGTATCACTCTAAAACACCAGGATTAAAGAATGCTCCGGATCGAGTCTAATAACTGAACGAGTTTCGGTAAAGGAAAAGAGCTGCCTTACTGCAGGAGATAGAAGGTAAAGAAAATGATAAAGAGGAGCTCCTGATTAAATGGCATCCTGAAAGAAAGTGGCCCAGGCGTTTCTGAAGATTTTCGAGGATGACGACCAAAACATATACAAAGGGAGGCCAAAAAGTCATCTTTTAACATTTTCAGGGACACTGCCTGCCCGTGACACAAGGTTGATCATGCAGGATTGTTATCACCTCACAACTCAAGTCTGCAGCCGGCGGCAGCCATCTTCAAACCGATCTTGTTGAAAAAGAGGTCCAGGGATCCGCTCTTGTGGAACTGGGCGGTGAACTGGACGAAGTAATCCAGCTGGTCTGCAGAGATGTTGGTGTCGCAGCGGATCGTGTTGTGGACCGCCACCTCGTATGGCAGCTGGATGAACTGCCTGATTGCAACTGCCTTGCTCATGCTGACCTTGTCCGTCAAGTCCAGGTGGTCAGCCAAGGCCCTGCTCCACTCCTCCACCAGCCCCGTTTTCGGCTACTTGAACTAAACTTTACGCCGCTGGTACTCGTAGGCCTTTTCTCCGCCTCCGAAGATATCGAGATCTGAGAACCCGAACATTTCCTTGGCCCGGACTGCAGACCTGACCTTCTTCGATGGGACCAGCATCCGGGCGGGCTTGGTCCACATCTGGGCCAGTTCGAGGCCGGCTGCTTTATCCTTAGACTGCGGGCTGCCTAGACGCAAAGGCGGGACTTTGATATCGATGGAGGCAGGCCGGTCGGTGGCTGGCTTGCTAAGGCTTTCCAGAGAGGAGGGCTGGCTTACCAGCTGGACGGGGGTTCGCGTCGAAGAAGAATGCAAATTGGCCCGCAGCCTTTTCTTGATGGTCGATTATCGAAGTGTGGTTTCGTATTCGCGAGCCAGCTCCTTAATTTCAGATATCTAGGGCTCTTCCTTAGAATGCAGGCTGTCCACGATTTTGCGGATCAGCCGCAATTTCCCGCTCTTTTCCAGCTAATCTCCCCGCTCACGGATGTCGTTCAGCAAGTTGTAGAGCCCCTTGCTCAGCCTCTCGCTTGCGGCCTTCTTCGGGACGGCAGATGGCTGTCTGGGCTAGTCGGCGACCTTCGGGATCTTCTCCTCTTTCTTGATCTCCTTTTTAACGAAAATGTTTATGTTCTTCAGTAGGTCCTAGTTAAGATCGTTAATGGTCTTTATCTGAGAATGCTCATCCTCGCGGCACAGCTCGTCGAACTTGACATGCCTCTCGACGAGCTTGGATGTTTGCTCCTATACTTACTGGCTAGCCTAACTCCTGCGCTAACTTGGCTTCACACTCACCAGCTGTCCCTATACTGTCTATGAAGGATCTTCTTTGGGCGCGGGGTCTGTTGATTTAATATAGCTGGCAGCTTTTTCGTGTGGCATGGATTATTACTTTCCGGAGGATGCGAGGTCGACCTTAACCTGCCCGCGGCTTGTCACACTGCCACCATCCTCGAACTTCACGTTCTTCTTGCGGCTCGACTTTACTTCTGACAGACCGGCCTCGCTGGCAATTAGCTTGGCCTTTTGATAATCCAGCTTCTAGAAATGGACAGTGATTGATTTTTTGGGCACTTGAACGGTGACTATATCCCTCTCAGAATCAGCTGGCTTGTTCTCGATGATGGCCTAGCTTCGAACAACCTTTTGATGAGAGTCCTCACCCTAGTAGTGGGAGGACTGGTGCTTGAGCTGGCTGCTGCTCGGCAGCTGTTACCTCTCCAGTGACTTGTCGATGCTTATTATACTGCTGCCATGATTTTCCCCTTTTCGCTATTGCTCAAGTTTCTGCAAGCGCTTCTTGAGGTACCCAAACTCATCCATGAACTTGGAGTCAGTTTGCACGGGCGTGTGGCTGCTCGGCACAGTGATCCGGACCTGCACCCCAAAGCTCTCCTTCTCGACAAGGCTGGCCGCCTCCTGAGGACTGCTCCGAGCGAGCCTGTTCTTGAGCGTGTACAAGTTGGCCCTAAGGTCATAGATCTGGTTCTCCTTGACCTCGTTCTCATGGGTCAGCTTTTATAGTAGTTGACCCTTTGCGTCAACCTATTTTTACAGTCTGGCGATTTTGGATTATTCTGTGGCTAGCTGGTGCTTGTTCTTCCTGAGGCTTTCGGTCTTGGTCCGCAGCGCCTTCTCGGTGTCGCTGAGTTTTTCTTTGGTACGGTCGAGCAGTCTGCTCAAGCTTTTTTCCATCTGCTTGCTGCTCTCGAGTTGGTCCTTCACCTTTGTAATTTCATGCACCAAGTTATTTTTGAGGGTCTGGGTCTAGCGACTGACCAGGCTGTCTTTGTAACGACTGAGAATATTGGCGAACTCACGCTCCATAAGGGAACGTCCGATCTCGGGCACCAGCTTGTGCAGGCTGGTCGAAAGGGTGCCCATGACCTAGTTGAGCTGGCTGTCGAAGTTCGCCTCGCGCAGCATGACGCGCATGCTCTCGTCGCCGTGGCTGAGCCCGGGCATTACGATTTTGTACCCAGAGAGCCGATCGAGCACACTCTCGAGGACCTCGTAGGTGGGGTGCTTGGCGATGGCGTTGAGCAGGGGCTTTTCCTTGATGGCTTTCTGTAAGAAAAGTTACATCCAGCAAGACCTTGTAGATCTTGTGCTCGTCCTCGAACTCGTTGTAGAGCCGGGTCAGCACTTGCTCCTCCTGCCGGTTGTGGAAGATGTCAATCTCTCGCTCCCGGAAAAACTCTGCGTTCTGAGTCTTGCTGTCCTGATGTTCGAGCAGATACTTGTAGTTGACTCGCTTGTAGCTCATGAGGTTCTCGACCTGCTCAGCGTTGGTGCGTTCGACCATCCTGCCCAGGGCCTCCAGCTTTGCGACCCGCTCCTCCAGCTTCTCCCACATGGTGGTGGCGTGGTCCAGCAAGAACCTCAAGCTTGAGCTGATCGCCCCTATTCTGCTCGAAAAGTTATCGAGCTGCAGGTAGCGAGTGTCCGCGATGATCTCCTCGATAGCGAAGTTGAAAGCCTCCAGGTAGGGCTTGATGTCCGCCCGAAAGATCCTGGCCTTGAGGACGGTGTAGGTCTTGTACTTTTCTGTGATGTTTTCGTAAAACTGCTCCAGCACCCTTTCGATGCCCGAACTCCTGTCCCTGAGGTTCTCGAGGTAGAGGTTCAGTGAGGCCTCCTTGAAAGGTGACTTTTCGCCAAtcatataaataatgtcaccCGTCTTCCGGCTCCAGGCAATGGCGGATAGCCTTGCCGAGCTCGTACAGCTAGCCCAGGTACTCGCAGACCTCTGGGTTGATCCTCCGCTCCAGCACCTCCACCGTTCCCACCCACAGCCACAAGGCCTCGTTGCCGCCCTTCAGCTTATCGAGCACCAGCTTCTCGCAACTGTTTTTGCGCAGCTCGGCCTCACTCCATGGCTGTTCGAGGGTGACCCTCGCCTTCAGTCGGGCGATCAGCTGTTCCTCGGAAAGGAACTTGTATCTGAGGCAGTAGCTGAGATAGCGGGGCTGACTCATGCTGTGGGCCAGCCTATCCTTGGCGTCGCAGAAGGCCAGGAATTGTCGATAGTAGACCCGCTCCATCTCGATCGGCAGGTGCAGCAGGGTCAGGTATTCGAGGAAAGTGGTACTCAAGATCAGCTTGTCTGG is a window from the Hippocampus zosterae strain Florida unplaced genomic scaffold, ASM2543408v3 HiC_scaffold_299, whole genome shotgun sequence genome containing:
- the LOC127594891 gene encoding LOW QUALITY PROTEIN: ATP-binding cassette sub-family D member 3-like (The sequence of the model RefSeq protein was modified relative to this genomic sequence to represent the inferred CDS: substituted 1 base at 1 genomic stop codon); translated protein: MAPVQSQPAHPAMQGLVKALFGSRSKQLVTGSVLLTLLSLVVIRTRRPHSISMKLKPEKKGRGDVDSVFWSRIKFLVRIVIPEFWCGEVLDIIMLTVFLILRTFLSIYIASINGQIVKAIIKRELPSFLKKVLTLGMVAVPASFVNSYLDYLNRSLAIRFRKRLTQYFSDRYLDGMTFYRLSGLDSRIPNPDQRMTTDIEKWANSLSLIYSNFSKPMLDIILFTRKLAELVGYGGPFIAIMWYVVSGLLLRLVSPPMGKLTAIEQRLEGAYRASQSDLVNHAEEIAFFRGNDWERNRINSGFCDLMRHSSNIINKKMFMGIFDSVLIKYGALMIGYGVVGLPVFGPGSDAYIKSIGADPSKITRDYVRNSSLLINLAKAIGRLVISYKEIQQLAGYTTLVYEMHEVLTDLEEGKFVRTQVVGSSSAKDKKISNLNQLSKGCIVETDNEIAFDRVPIVSPNGDMLVETLNFKIRHGMNCIITGPNGCGKSSLFRILSGLWPLADGTMRRPSMEKLFYIPQRPYLPNGSLRDQIIYPHNLMQMQRKRVKDDDLLALLDSVKLSYIVEREGGFDVCNDWNDVLSGGEKQRIAMARLFYHRPLFAILDECTSAVSIDVEAILYNTAKXLGITLFTVSHRQTLFKFHDHLLKFDGEGHYIFEQLTHE